Proteins encoded in a region of the Vibrio sp. CB1-14 genome:
- a CDS encoding transposase, whose translation MSRPLRIEYPGALYYVNSKGNDGQSVFQDREDFELFLQVLDHTATRYNWMVHSYCLMKSQYHLLIETPDGNLSIGMRQLNGVYTQRFNQKHGRSGHLYQGRFKSILVERDAHFLDVGRDILLSPVKANMVVDPESYPWSSWGYLNGSKTAPTWFVSKPTLESFGTDREQALSHYKQFVLEGKECNPWQHLKRQIFLGDEDFIQRHLTQLESLTGELGEIPSAQRRSAPLSLKEYEQKANSRDEAICLAFRSGGYTQKQIGAHFGLHYSRISRIVSKGQA comes from the coding sequence ATGAGCAGACCACTACGAATCGAATACCCAGGCGCCCTCTATTATGTGAACTCGAAAGGCAACGACGGACAGTCTGTTTTTCAAGACCGTGAAGATTTTGAACTGTTCCTTCAAGTGCTCGATCACACCGCAACGCGCTACAACTGGATGGTTCATAGTTACTGCTTGATGAAGAGTCAGTATCACCTGCTGATTGAAACGCCAGATGGCAACTTAAGTATCGGCATGCGCCAGCTTAACGGCGTCTACACACAGCGCTTTAATCAAAAACATGGTCGCAGTGGACACCTATACCAGGGGCGTTTTAAATCCATTCTGGTCGAAAGAGACGCGCACTTTCTCGATGTCGGTCGTGACATTTTGCTCAGCCCAGTCAAAGCGAATATGGTCGTGGATCCAGAAAGTTATCCGTGGAGCAGTTGGGGCTACCTCAACGGCAGCAAAACAGCACCAACATGGTTTGTCAGTAAGCCCACTCTCGAATCTTTTGGCACAGATCGCGAGCAAGCATTGAGCCACTACAAACAGTTTGTTCTCGAAGGGAAAGAGTGCAATCCATGGCAACATCTAAAACGTCAAATTTTCTTGGGCGATGAGGACTTTATTCAGCGCCACCTTACGCAACTTGAATCGCTGACCGGGGAGCTTGGTGAGATCCCAAGTGCCCAGCGACGCTCAGCACCTCTTAGCCTGAAAGAATATGAGCAGAAAGCCAATAGCCGAGATGAAGCCATTTGCCTTGCGTTTCGCAGTGGTGGCTACACACAAAAGCAGATCGGTGCCCACTTTGGCCTGCACTACTCACGCATCAGTCGAATCGTGTCTAAAGGGCAAGCTTAG